One genomic window of Rhodopirellula halodulae includes the following:
- a CDS encoding methylamine utilization protein — MNIRPLITGAAATLAMTASVAMAETGTLKMRFVYDAPTVPKLDLIDPNKDVDFCGKHDIPNEKLIVDADSKGIKNVLVYVYTGRGGTKLDDVPAKNETLTLANRDCRFEPHYVIAQTGDTLKITNPDPVGHNANLNFFANKAENLMIPAQAEKEVALEKPEPAAIPVECNIHPWMRAYVVVLEHPYAAVSSEDGTLVIEGLPTGDVTFRVSHEAGKIDEVKIDGKKESWRRSRFELDIKPGMNDLGDIMVAGDALSAD; from the coding sequence TTGAATATTCGCCCTTTGATTACCGGCGCCGCCGCGACTTTGGCCATGACCGCTTCGGTGGCAATGGCTGAGACCGGAACGCTGAAAATGCGTTTTGTTTACGACGCCCCCACCGTTCCCAAGTTGGACCTGATCGATCCGAACAAGGATGTCGACTTCTGCGGAAAACATGACATTCCAAATGAGAAGTTAATCGTCGACGCCGATTCGAAGGGCATCAAAAACGTTCTGGTTTACGTTTACACCGGCCGCGGTGGCACCAAGCTGGACGATGTTCCCGCCAAGAACGAAACGCTCACGTTGGCGAACAGAGATTGCCGTTTCGAGCCACACTACGTGATCGCACAAACCGGCGACACGCTGAAAATCACGAACCCCGATCCCGTCGGTCACAACGCGAACCTCAACTTCTTCGCCAACAAGGCGGAGAACTTGATGATTCCCGCGCAAGCCGAAAAAGAAGTCGCGTTGGAAAAGCCTGAGCCAGCCGCGATCCCAGTCGAGTGCAACATCCACCCTTGGATGCGTGCCTACGTGGTCGTTCTGGAGCACCCCTATGCAGCCGTTAGCAGCGAAGACGGAACGCTGGTCATCGAAGGCTTGCCCACCGGCGATGTCACTTTCCGCGTCTCGCACGAAGCCGGCAAGATCGACGAAGTCAAAATCGATGGCAAGAAAGAATCTTGGCGTCGCAGCCGATTCGAGCTGGACATCAAACCAGGCATGAACGACCTGGGTGACATCATGGTCGCCGGCGACGCCCTTTCCGCCGACTGA
- a CDS encoding BBP7 family outer membrane beta-barrel protein has product MPSKKITLVQSCFVAIFIATPHHQLLANDSSFYVGGLLLERVNQSDPLLANAVADSTRQITGDDLQHELEGGFELTITKAVSQHVDSEIRYFGWFEDSATATLSTTPAELIRLNTAVPINATAGSRVVAEFSSSLHNFEANCRRQVNEDFQLLFGLRYLHLDEGLTVGSPDSASETTIAIDSRNDLFGTQIGLHSSLITWNRLSVGLQANAGIMLNHADQNSTATTTISTLRSIDDDVDVAFLGELKLQAGYKLNNSIEIFTGYHALWLSDVVLADSQLANTNFFARNGLNNSSDVLFHGLSTGIQFRY; this is encoded by the coding sequence ATGCCCTCCAAGAAGATCACGCTCGTCCAGTCATGCTTCGTCGCAATCTTCATTGCAACGCCCCATCACCAATTGCTTGCTAACGACTCCAGCTTCTACGTCGGCGGTCTGCTACTTGAACGCGTGAACCAGAGCGATCCACTGCTCGCAAATGCAGTTGCCGACTCCACCCGTCAAATTACCGGTGATGATCTTCAACACGAATTGGAGGGTGGTTTTGAACTCACGATCACCAAGGCTGTCAGTCAGCACGTTGATTCTGAGATTCGCTATTTCGGATGGTTTGAAGATTCAGCGACTGCGACCTTGAGTACTACGCCTGCGGAGCTAATTCGACTGAACACTGCGGTGCCTATCAATGCCACCGCCGGAAGCCGTGTGGTTGCCGAATTTAGTTCTTCACTCCACAACTTCGAAGCGAATTGCCGACGGCAGGTCAACGAGGATTTCCAGCTCTTGTTCGGTTTGCGTTACCTTCATCTCGATGAAGGACTGACGGTCGGATCGCCGGATTCTGCTTCCGAAACGACTATCGCGATTGACAGCCGAAACGATCTCTTCGGTACGCAAATCGGTTTGCATTCAAGCTTGATCACTTGGAACCGGTTGTCGGTCGGACTTCAGGCAAATGCGGGGATCATGCTGAACCATGCCGACCAGAACTCCACTGCCACCACCACCATTTCAACTCTCCGATCCATCGACGATGACGTTGATGTAGCGTTTCTCGGAGAACTCAAGTTGCAAGCAGGTTACAAGCTCAACAACTCCATCGAGATCTTCACCGGCTATCATGCCCTCTGGCTGTCGGATGTTGTTCTCGCTGATAGCCAACTTGCCAATACAAACTTTTTCGCTCGCAATGGACTGAACAACTCTAGTGACGTCCTTTTCCATGGCTTGAGCACTGGAATTCAGTTTCGATACTAG
- a CDS encoding Calx-beta domain-containing protein: MKNVIRRRLSASLQRKQPRRTVRRRFFGIETLESRRVLAGATPVAETFESGRIAVDTDVEVRIADLVDEFGTDVDDDLTTASLTFGMASIDGVSGFSQMDVGFRYEITNADDGVLFFDTNAAVFDTVGPGQGVDVEIEFTVSDGNTSDDGVLTFLVSGSGKLADNIVLTFPGPITTASEVAVSAADDGTQSQLVITTGGVQDVSDTLLTVNNAADPVTAFDDLRQDDTLLIAGAFAQGVGASSSASARNFSDALASSFGTNAMATSVARNDSSATTAAGNESDASSLAENNSSAIAIADADSSSTATADNNSVTYAQASNSSVSVATADVDSESTAISEDNSAANSNTLSNSISNATAIDGSAATANASTDSQATASATEGSAAESNADEMGVADAVASNTSNATATALVNSAASADASDIGQASATSAEQSAAEARAETGGIADAATLDDSNATATAFNGADSTAFSGDASSATASADRGASATASADINSIAESVADRQSSSVAVAQDGGIANSTADNSSVSAADAQRVSNAEASADGGSAASSTASDSSQATALAANGSIATSEATNRSTANAIGDNGSLSNATADLDSSSTAEGDELSSANASAVESSEAAATAVQTGNSESTASNDSIANATATQTSDATANASDSSLASADAANVSSAESTADGGSSSSATASDDSEATSLTENGSVATSIASSGSTATSTSKNTSTANASGEVDSNSIATANALSVATALATGSSEANANADNEGLANSVANNDSDATTEATQTSDATATADREGSATAVADSNSSASADADRQSTSVAVAQDGGIANSTSDNSSTASTDAVDVSNATAESDGGSVASSSAENDSTTSAIATTGSVATANATTASTAESTADNFSSSSATADGQSTSTSDADIQSAASAFATGSSEATANAVDTGIANSVATNDSDATTEATQTSDATATADREGSATAVANDTSSSSATADRQSTAVASADKGSTSDVSADNGSVVSADAQQDSVASANAVDDSSATATANAGSVAGSTATGQSTAESVSDTASAASATADDGTIAEANATQNSSSTAISKFAQVDGINATGVANFAISAQTGLTQNIVQGQPAVLPFTFDESNGELDFVELSGLPAGTQLSEGETTDNGVTWQFVEPPTNDIVMMLPGSFSGSFLVDVRTQNTADTTALAQYEIDVEPVQATQLTINNTRVIESDSGVRQAQLTITRSDNQNDVSLLARTIDKTATAGEDFEYTRDEITFAAGGELTKTFTVDIFGDTDVENDERIVVRLFRSRGAEIADATGIIRIVNDDAQPALLTINNTRVIESDSGVRQAQLTITRSHNLDDASVLARTIDNSATAGEDFEYTREEITFAAGGELTKTFTVDIFGDTDVEDDERIVVRLFRPRGIEIDDATGIIKIVNDDVAPVEGRLIVQPLVVGQNTLILTGEEPGAFSAFTMGTSEGSTTFEDYDVTVDIDNAAVPVIGVAGENGNATVVIELTAEQLAGPLFFQAFGMAPASPVSNLVRGRLAEDVNGDSAVTALDALLVINNIQSNDGPEGEYVESTGNVHDVNGDGRVTALDALRVINRLERDSQQIATSPQEDEDEDDDLLQTLAKDDGRLF, translated from the coding sequence GTGAAGAATGTGATCCGCCGAAGACTGTCTGCTTCCTTGCAACGCAAGCAACCTCGGAGAACAGTTCGTCGTCGATTTTTTGGTATCGAAACGCTGGAATCGCGTCGGGTATTGGCCGGAGCCACTCCGGTCGCAGAGACCTTTGAATCCGGCCGGATCGCGGTCGACACGGACGTCGAAGTCCGGATTGCCGATCTGGTCGACGAATTCGGCACCGACGTCGACGACGACCTGACCACCGCTTCGCTGACCTTCGGCATGGCCTCGATTGATGGCGTCAGCGGGTTCTCGCAAATGGATGTTGGATTTCGGTACGAGATCACCAATGCGGATGACGGAGTCCTGTTCTTTGACACCAACGCGGCGGTCTTTGACACGGTCGGTCCGGGCCAAGGCGTCGATGTGGAGATCGAGTTCACCGTTAGCGATGGCAATACCAGCGACGACGGCGTGTTGACGTTCTTGGTCAGCGGATCGGGCAAGCTGGCCGACAATATCGTGCTGACGTTTCCTGGTCCAATCACGACAGCCAGTGAAGTCGCCGTTTCCGCGGCCGACGACGGGACACAATCGCAACTGGTGATCACCACCGGCGGTGTGCAGGACGTCTCGGACACGTTGCTGACCGTCAACAATGCGGCCGATCCGGTCACCGCATTTGACGACTTGCGACAAGACGACACGTTGTTGATCGCCGGTGCGTTTGCCCAAGGCGTCGGCGCATCGTCAAGTGCCTCGGCACGCAACTTCTCCGACGCGTTGGCCAGCTCGTTTGGAACCAATGCCATGGCGACGTCGGTCGCGAGGAATGATTCGTCCGCCACGACGGCAGCGGGCAACGAGTCCGACGCGAGTTCTCTTGCCGAAAACAACTCGTCCGCGATCGCGATTGCCGATGCCGACAGCTCCTCGACGGCGACCGCCGACAACAACTCAGTAACCTACGCGCAAGCCAGCAATTCTTCCGTCAGCGTCGCGACGGCGGACGTCGATTCAGAGTCGACGGCAATCTCGGAGGACAACTCCGCCGCCAACTCGAACACTCTTTCGAATTCAATCTCAAACGCTACCGCGATCGATGGTTCAGCGGCAACCGCAAACGCATCGACTGATTCGCAGGCCACCGCGTCGGCCACCGAAGGAAGTGCTGCGGAGTCCAATGCGGATGAGATGGGTGTCGCCGATGCGGTTGCCAGTAACACTTCCAATGCAACCGCGACGGCGCTCGTCAATTCAGCCGCGAGTGCCGACGCATCCGACATCGGGCAAGCCTCGGCAACATCCGCAGAGCAAAGTGCAGCAGAAGCCCGTGCTGAGACGGGAGGCATCGCTGATGCGGCCACCCTCGACGATTCCAATGCAACGGCAACAGCCTTCAACGGTGCGGATTCGACCGCATTCTCCGGAGACGCCTCCTCAGCGACGGCATCTGCCGATCGCGGAGCGTCTGCGACGGCCTCCGCTGACATCAATTCCATCGCCGAATCCGTCGCCGACCGCCAGTCCTCGTCGGTTGCAGTAGCTCAAGATGGAGGTATTGCGAACTCGACGGCCGATAACTCGTCCGTCTCCGCGGCTGATGCCCAGCGAGTCTCCAATGCGGAAGCGTCCGCCGATGGCGGATCGGCCGCATCATCGACCGCATCCGATAGTTCCCAGGCAACCGCGTTGGCTGCCAATGGGTCAATTGCGACGTCTGAGGCTACCAACCGAAGCACGGCGAATGCGATTGGCGACAATGGATCGCTAAGCAATGCAACCGCTGATTTGGATTCGAGCTCGACTGCGGAAGGGGATGAACTGTCATCCGCGAATGCCTCTGCGGTTGAATCTTCGGAAGCCGCTGCGACAGCCGTCCAAACCGGAAATTCCGAATCGACCGCGTCCAATGATTCGATCGCAAATGCCACCGCGACACAAACCTCGGACGCAACCGCGAACGCAAGCGACTCGTCGCTCGCAAGTGCCGACGCTGCAAACGTTTCGAGTGCGGAGTCAACAGCAGACGGCGGTTCCTCGTCCTCCGCAACCGCATCAGACGATTCAGAAGCAACCTCACTGACTGAAAACGGCTCGGTTGCAACTTCCATCGCGTCGAGCGGAAGCACCGCGACCTCTACCTCTAAGAACACTTCAACCGCCAACGCAAGTGGCGAAGTTGACTCGAACTCGATCGCAACCGCTAACGCTCTCTCCGTAGCGACCGCTCTCGCCACCGGCTCCTCCGAAGCAAACGCAAACGCGGATAACGAAGGTCTCGCCAACTCAGTCGCAAATAACGATTCGGACGCGACAACGGAGGCAACTCAAACCTCCGACGCCACCGCGACCGCCGATCGAGAAGGTTCGGCAACAGCGGTTGCCGATTCCAATTCCTCCGCGTCCGCCGATGCTGACCGTCAATCCACGTCAGTTGCAGTAGCTCAAGATGGAGGTATCGCGAACTCGACTTCCGACAATTCATCAACCGCATCGACGGACGCGGTTGATGTCTCGAACGCCACGGCAGAGTCGGACGGTGGCTCGGTCGCATCTTCGTCCGCCGAGAATGACTCAACCACGTCAGCAATCGCAACGACCGGGTCCGTCGCAACGGCAAATGCCACGACCGCAAGTACGGCTGAATCAACCGCCGACAACTTTTCGTCCAGTTCCGCAACAGCGGACGGCCAATCGACCTCCACCAGCGATGCCGACATTCAATCCGCTGCATCCGCATTCGCCACGGGTTCCTCCGAAGCAACCGCCAATGCTGTCGACACCGGAATAGCAAATTCAGTCGCAACTAACGATTCGGACGCGACAACGGAGGCAACTCAAACCTCCGACGCCACAGCGACCGCCGATCGAGAAGGTTCCGCGACAGCGGTTGCCAATGACACTTCCTCCTCGTCCGCCACCGCTGACCGTCAATCTACAGCGGTCGCGTCTGCAGACAAAGGCAGCACCTCCGACGTGAGCGCAGACAACGGGTCGGTCGTCTCTGCTGACGCCCAACAGGATTCGGTTGCCTCCGCCAACGCAGTGGATGATTCCTCCGCAACCGCTACAGCGAATGCTGGATCGGTCGCCGGATCAACGGCGACTGGGCAGAGCACTGCAGAAAGTGTTTCCGACACGGCGTCGGCCGCCAGCGCAACCGCGGACGATGGAACGATCGCCGAAGCGAATGCCACTCAGAACTCAAGTTCAACCGCCATTTCAAAATTCGCTCAGGTTGACGGCATCAATGCGACCGGAGTTGCAAACTTCGCCATCAGCGCGCAAACAGGACTCACCCAGAATATTGTTCAGGGCCAACCGGCTGTGTTGCCGTTTACGTTCGACGAGTCAAATGGTGAGCTGGACTTTGTTGAACTGTCGGGGCTCCCTGCCGGAACCCAACTGAGCGAAGGGGAAACCACCGACAACGGTGTGACCTGGCAATTCGTCGAACCACCGACCAACGATATCGTCATGATGTTGCCCGGTTCGTTCAGTGGTTCGTTCCTCGTCGATGTACGGACCCAAAACACGGCCGACACCACCGCGCTGGCGCAATACGAGATCGATGTGGAACCGGTCCAGGCGACACAACTGACGATCAACAACACACGCGTCATCGAATCGGATTCCGGCGTGCGTCAAGCACAACTGACGATCACGCGCAGCGACAACCAAAACGATGTCTCGTTGCTGGCACGAACGATCGATAAAACGGCGACCGCCGGTGAAGATTTTGAATACACGCGTGACGAGATCACGTTTGCCGCCGGCGGCGAGTTGACCAAGACGTTCACCGTCGACATCTTCGGTGACACCGATGTTGAAAACGACGAACGGATCGTGGTCCGACTCTTCCGCTCCAGAGGTGCCGAGATTGCAGACGCCACCGGGATCATCAGGATTGTCAACGATGATGCCCAGCCGGCGCTGTTGACGATCAACAACACACGCGTAATCGAATCGGACTCGGGTGTGCGTCAAGCTCAATTGACCATCACGCGCAGCCACAATCTCGACGACGCATCGGTGCTGGCAAGAACGATCGATAACTCGGCGACCGCCGGGGAAGATTTTGAATACACGCGTGAAGAGATCACGTTTGCCGCCGGCGGCGAGTTGACCAAAACGTTCACCGTCGACATTTTTGGTGACACCGATGTCGAAGACGATGAACGGATCGTCGTGCGATTGTTCCGTCCACGGGGCATCGAAATTGACGACGCGACGGGAATCATCAAAATCGTCAACGACGATGTTGCACCGGTCGAAGGCCGCTTGATTGTCCAGCCATTGGTCGTTGGACAGAACACGCTGATCCTGACCGGCGAAGAACCCGGCGCGTTTTCGGCGTTCACGATGGGCACCAGCGAAGGCAGCACCACGTTCGAAGACTATGACGTCACGGTGGACATCGATAACGCCGCCGTCCCAGTGATCGGCGTGGCGGGCGAAAACGGCAACGCCACCGTGGTTATCGAACTGACCGCCGAACAACTGGCTGGACCGTTGTTTTTTCAGGCTTTCGGGATGGCACCGGCTAGTCCTGTGAGCAATCTGGTGCGAGGTCGCTTGGCAGAAGATGTCAACGGTGACTCAGCGGTCACGGCTCTCGATGCGTTGCTGGTTATCAACAACATTCAATCCAATGACGGGCCCGAGGGTGAGTACGTCGAGTCAACAGGCAACGTCCATGACGTCAATGGTGACGGGCGTGTTACCGCGTTGGATGCTCTCCGGGTGATCAATCGTCTTGAGCGAGATTCGCAACAAATTGCAACTTCACCTCAAGAGGATGAAGACGAAGATGACGATCTTTTGCAGACGCTCGCTAAAGACGATGGCCGACTGTTCTAG
- a CDS encoding 7-carboxy-7-deazaguanine synthase QueE: protein MKSADRPVDVLPAEKLAKTPGSADADASTFLISETFVSRQGEGSLTGQSSVFLRTSGCNLRCWFCDTPYASWNPEGTRQTIDELLQLVSDADTSHVVLTGGEPLVASGIVQLVDRLREAGNHVTIETAGTVDPGVRCDLLSLSPKLRASTPDENEHPRWAKLHEQRRLPIQTMRTLIQSAEATQVKFVVDSADEMTEIDEVISQLRVSPEQVWLMPQGVSVQELDAAKPWLLSIAESRGYHYCDRMHIRWYGNRRGT from the coding sequence TTGAAATCTGCCGATCGTCCAGTCGATGTTTTACCCGCTGAAAAGCTGGCGAAAACCCCCGGCAGTGCGGACGCTGATGCGTCCACGTTTTTGATTTCTGAAACGTTTGTCAGTCGGCAAGGGGAAGGCTCGCTCACCGGCCAGTCCAGCGTGTTTCTCCGAACCAGCGGTTGTAATTTGCGATGCTGGTTCTGTGACACCCCGTACGCGTCTTGGAACCCAGAGGGCACGCGGCAAACGATCGATGAACTGCTTCAATTGGTATCGGATGCGGACACGTCTCATGTCGTGTTGACTGGCGGCGAACCTTTGGTTGCCAGTGGCATTGTGCAGTTGGTCGATCGCCTTCGCGAAGCGGGCAATCATGTGACCATCGAGACCGCTGGGACCGTTGATCCCGGCGTGCGTTGTGATCTGTTGTCACTGAGCCCCAAGCTGCGAGCCAGCACGCCGGATGAGAACGAGCATCCTCGTTGGGCGAAGCTTCATGAGCAACGGCGGCTTCCAATCCAGACCATGCGAACGTTGATTCAATCCGCTGAAGCCACGCAAGTGAAGTTCGTGGTCGACTCGGCCGATGAAATGACCGAGATTGACGAAGTGATTTCGCAGTTGCGAGTCTCGCCCGAGCAAGTTTGGTTGATGCCGCAAGGCGTTTCCGTGCAGGAACTCGACGCCGCGAAGCCATGGCTGCTATCCATCGCTGAATCCCGCGGCTATCACTACTGCGACCGCATGCACATCCGCTGGTACGGCAACCGCCGCGGAACATAG
- the queF gene encoding preQ(1) synthase, whose translation MSDSASFRDTLEVFENPAPSRNFTIEHHCPEFTSVCPKTGQPDYGTIVFTYVPDQVCVELKSLKMYLQKFRNEGIFYEQVTNRILDDFVAVVQPRKVTVESKWTPRGGLNSNIIVSYPDEG comes from the coding sequence GTGAGCGACTCAGCCTCTTTCCGAGACACCCTCGAAGTTTTTGAAAACCCCGCCCCCTCTCGCAATTTCACCATCGAGCATCATTGCCCGGAATTCACGTCGGTCTGCCCGAAAACGGGGCAACCGGACTACGGAACCATCGTGTTCACGTACGTGCCTGACCAGGTGTGCGTGGAGCTGAAAAGCTTGAAGATGTACCTGCAGAAGTTTCGCAACGAAGGGATCTTCTACGAGCAAGTCACCAACCGGATTTTGGACGACTTTGTCGCTGTCGTCCAGCCTCGCAAGGTCACCGTGGAAAGCAAATGGACGCCTCGCGGTGGTTTGAACAGCAACATCATCGTCAGCTATCCCGACGAAGGCTGA
- a CDS encoding sugar phosphate isomerase/epimerase family protein — MSSVILSGFADESAFSKKANEQFAALAAIGLKHYSVRFVDVGNGIKNVMKLDEAEIQTLRDLHQEYGMSVSSIGSPIGKVKLLDVEDGTSNNFVPFEQYLAEDVQIACDRAEAFDCKLLRGFSFYHPKGTAPEDHIDQVADQLGQIAEACDKRGLTFGLEVEANLVGQTGELLATIAEKVNHPALVTIFDGANMVMQGLTTDQVYAQYEAMKPSLGWLHIKDYKDPSLNGRIEHVDEESASHFVPADQGDSAHERIFEDLKSFLPTLADRMSRRGVEGIYLDLEPHVRGGGQFGGFSGPDGFGIAARGLCRVLDKVGIDYHLRTFEDLQAAKAQQA; from the coding sequence ATGTCCTCTGTCATTCTTTCCGGTTTCGCTGACGAGTCCGCTTTCTCGAAAAAGGCCAACGAACAATTCGCGGCTCTCGCTGCCATCGGGTTGAAGCACTACTCGGTGCGTTTCGTCGATGTCGGCAACGGCATCAAAAACGTGATGAAGCTGGATGAAGCTGAGATCCAAACTCTGCGTGATCTTCACCAAGAATATGGCATGTCGGTCAGCAGCATTGGATCTCCCATCGGAAAGGTGAAGTTGTTGGATGTCGAAGACGGCACTTCGAACAACTTCGTCCCTTTCGAACAGTATTTGGCCGAGGACGTTCAAATCGCTTGCGATCGAGCCGAAGCGTTTGACTGCAAATTACTACGCGGATTCTCGTTCTACCATCCAAAAGGCACGGCACCGGAAGACCACATCGACCAGGTCGCTGATCAACTCGGCCAAATTGCGGAAGCCTGCGACAAGCGAGGCCTGACGTTTGGTTTGGAAGTCGAAGCGAACCTGGTGGGGCAAACCGGCGAACTGCTCGCAACGATCGCGGAGAAAGTCAATCACCCCGCGTTGGTCACGATCTTCGACGGAGCCAACATGGTGATGCAGGGTTTGACGACCGATCAGGTCTATGCCCAGTACGAAGCGATGAAACCTTCGCTCGGTTGGTTGCACATCAAGGATTACAAAGACCCATCGCTCAACGGCCGGATTGAGCACGTGGACGAGGAATCCGCCAGCCACTTCGTTCCCGCCGATCAAGGCGACAGTGCTCACGAGCGAATCTTTGAAGACTTGAAATCGTTCCTGCCAACGTTGGCTGATCGCATGTCACGCCGCGGCGTCGAGGGAATCTACTTGGACCTCGAGCCTCACGTTCGTGGTGGAGGCCAGTTCGGCGGTTTCAGTGGTCCCGACGGATTCGGCATCGCCGCTCGTGGACTTTGCCGAGTGCTGGACAAAGTCGGGATCGACTACCACCTGCGAACCTTCGAAGAC